The Dasypus novemcinctus isolate mDasNov1 chromosome 12, mDasNov1.1.hap2, whole genome shotgun sequence genome includes a window with the following:
- the MTERF2 gene encoding transcription termination factor 2, mitochondrial translates to MVGICQWITGMFWMLLMRSQPHRLHSFRKMIVIPKYRSLFASLTYTTDTQSNRENKRTVEKLCKFSVDIKKIRRLKGWVLSEDETYVEEIANILQKLGLNEYSVAHILERCPEAIVYSPTAVDTQRELWQLVCKNEKDLAKLIEQFPESFFTVKDQENQKLNIQFFQELGVKNVIISRFLTTAPNIFLNPFERNKQMIEILQESYLNLGGSEANMKVWLLKLLSQNPFILLNSSAAIKETLEFLQEQGFTNFEILELVSKLKGFLFQLCPGKIQNSISFSKNTFKCTDHDLRQLVLKCPALLYYSVPVLDERIQGLLKEGISIAQIREAPMVLELTPQIVQYRIRKLNSLGYRIMEGHLANLNGTKKEFEANYGKIQAKKGRPIFNPVAPLNIEK, encoded by the coding sequence ATGGTGGGAATTTGCCAGTGGATTACAGGCATGTTTTGGATGTTGCTGATGAGATCCCAGCCCCATAGATTGCATTCTTTCAGAAAAATGATAGTAATTCCAAAATACAGATCTCTTTTTGCATCCCTGACCTACACAACTGATACACAGtcaaacagagaaaataaaagaacagtgGAAAAACTCTGTAAATTTTCAGTTGATATTAAGAAAATTCGCAGATTAAAAGGATGGGTACTTTCAGAAGATGAAACCTATGTtgaagaaattgcaaatattttgCAAAAACTAGGTCTCAATGAATATTCTGTAGCCCATATTTTGGAACGCTGCCCAGAAGCAATTGTCTATAGTCCAACTGCTGTTGATACCCAGAGAGAACTCTGGCAGTTGGTCTGCAAAAATGAGAAAGACTTAGCCAAGTTAATAGAACAGTTTCCAGAATCTTTCTTTACGGTTAAAGACCAGGAGAACCAGAAGCTGAACATTCAGTTCTTTCAAGAGTTAGGAGTCAAGAATGTGATCATTAGCAGATTTTTGACGACCGcacctaatatttttcttaatcCTTTTGAGAGGAATAAGCAAATGATAGAGATTCTCCAAGAGAGTTATCTAAATTTAGGGGGCTCCGAGGCCAATATGAAAGTTTGGCTACTAAAATTGTTAAGCCAAAAcccttttattttgttaaattcttCTGCAGCTATAAAGGAAACACTAGAATTTCTCCAGGAGCAAGGTTTCACAAACTTTGAAATTCTAGAACTTGTATCCAAACTCAAAGGCTTTCTTTTTCAGCTTTGCCCTGGAAAGATACAGAACAGTATTTCCTTctctaaaaatacatttaaatgcaCAGATCATGACTTGAGGCAATTAGTTTTAAAATGCCCAGCCCTTTTATATTATTCTGTTCCAGTTTTGGACGAGAGAATTCAGGGATTACTGAAAGAAGGGATTTCCATAGCTCAGATAAGAGAGGCACCAATGGTTCTTGAATTAACACCACAGATAGTCCAGTACAGGATAAGGAAACTAAATTCTTTAGGCTATAGAATAATGGAGGGACATCTTGCAAACCTGAATGGAACCAAAAAAGAGTTTGAGGCTAACTACGGTAAAATTCAAGCCAAAAAAGGAAGGCCAATATTTAACCCTGTGGCACCATTAAATATTGAAAAGTAA